AGAGTCTAAATAGGTCAAAGCAGACAATGTGATAGGAAGTGAGGTACCGTATCAGTGCTTTTGATGCTGTTCTCCAGTATAGGATGATAGTATGGCAGTGTCCCCACCAGCAAGACTTCCTTTGTCAACCAGATTCAGACCAGTAGCAAACCATGACTTACATATAGTATGAGCAGTTTTTGATGTAAAATAGTATTGTATAATTTCAAAATTGTAAACAAAAGCAGAATGGTCTGACTTTAGCTGAAGTTCTTTTTCATGGGATTCGTACCCAGGGATTCCACATACTAAGTCCAGTTCCGTGCCGGCtaagctactgagcaagcttgatATGGCCAAAGCAAAAcacatggagctgtaatcatataCGAAAACACAAGTGCTGGCTGTTTTACTGCctgtagtgttaatttctgttggaaactgcagtgatatgtactttcgtctcttgcgaaaaagttcccacaggtacgttttcgtcatgaggtGGAGTGTTTCTGTACTCATGCAAATATTaaaggagtgtaaacttttgaacagaatgaaggtgtgtacatttttcttattttgcctaaatatcaattaaaaaataaaataaataaatactggccTTTAAAAGCTACAGAAGGCACAAGGCGTGAAAAAATGGACcttaaaaccatacagtcattgtttgaaagggttcaaatacacaaaatgctgaaaaaccaaagaatttgtgtgacctaaaggatttttcagaagaacagcgagcagtttaactgttcaataCAAACTCATGaactaaaccaaaaaacacagctgtggatcattcaggtaaaaacaaagtattaagaatcaagcgtatgtgaacttttgaacgggtcattattttttgtttatcaattcaactattattttctcttgtggactatgtaaacttcttttatgtatccaggtcagtgctaaataaaaaataacatgcattttgtatgatcgcttttattttggtaaatgaattaacattttgcagattctgcaaggtgtatgtaaacttttgacctcaactgcaaatACGCTGAATTTGTTCTTCCATGTGTATTACAATGCAGTAGGCCTGAACCGGCAGCCTCATGGCCACCAACAATACTGCTAGCATCGCTCAGGCTCGCAAACTGGTGGAGCAGCTCAAGATGGAGGCCAATATCGACAGGATAAAGGTAAGCATCCAAATGAAACATATTAACTTGCTTAGGAATGAAAATACACTGAGCATTGTTTGGTGACTATTTGTGTTTTCATTGAATCAACATCAGGTCTCCAAGGCAGCGGCAGATCTGACATCTTACTGCGAAGCCCACGCTAAAGAGGATCCCCTTCTTTCCCCCGTGCCTGCATCTGAGAACCCCTTCAGGGAGAAGAAGTTCTTCTGTGCCATCCTGTAACCAGCGCTGCCCAGCAATGGACTCACCTGCTCCCTCTGGGATACATTCATGGACATAAAACATGTTgatctttttacaagggctggagaGATGCAGTGGAGAACCCTTCAATTCTCCCAGCTCTCTATGAGCCCTGATTAAAGCCACTGACTCCACCTAGTGGCCTTGAGATCCAAAGCTGAGCATAGTTACAAGAATCTGTCGAAATTCAGAAGGGAGCGCAGCAAAAAACACGAGTGACTGTCATTGTAGCAGATCAGCCAGGATGTGTTGTGAAAAATATTCAAGTATTCAAAGGTTTCTGTGGTTCTGATGAGgtattcaaatatttttctttattgaTTTTTAGTGGGCTGTGATCATTGATCTGATCTTAGAACCCATTGATTACTAAAATTgctgttatttgtttattttttgctatACGCCTACCATTTAGGTAGCTTTCTGTAACCTTTTATGggtacagcatttttttttcttttttaatttaatgaatgACAGTTTAGTGAACTTTTCTAATGAATTCACGTTTCGACAAATATTCCTAAAATGAAATACTTATCTTTTAGATGCTGGTAAAAAATATTGGTCTGTACAGCAAATgaagtttctttcttttttggtcTTAAGCATAGTTCTCTTTTTACTCTTTGTACAAAAATGTTAGCAAGTTCAGCTGTGTTGTGCTATATGTTTTGAATATTTGTGGTGATATCAATAATAACTGCATGAAGCCTGACAACGTGCTGTCTTTTTTCTTTCAAACTGTTACCACCAATCAAATTAAGTATCTAAAAAACAACCACAACAGCTACATCCCATGATCTATGATGTCTTCCATT
Above is a genomic segment from Garra rufa chromosome 2, GarRuf1.0, whole genome shotgun sequence containing:
- the gng2 gene encoding guanine nucleotide-binding protein G(I)/G(S)/G(O) subunit gamma-2, producing MATNNTASIAQARKLVEQLKMEANIDRIKVSKAAADLTSYCEAHAKEDPLLSPVPASENPFREKKFFCAIL